A genomic stretch from Arachis stenosperma cultivar V10309 chromosome 3, arast.V10309.gnm1.PFL2, whole genome shotgun sequence includes:
- the LOC130970433 gene encoding receptor-like protein kinase HSL1: MLHLLVCMLSILLSPVTCLNQEGLYLQQFKLTLDDPDNRLADWNPRHATPCNWFGVLCDPPTNTTVTSLSLPDTNIAGPFSAHILCRLPNLSSINLFNNSINGTLPLDISLCSNLQHLDLSQNLLTGTLPHTLPHLPNLRYLDLTGNNFSGPIPDSFGSFQKLEVISLVYNLLEGTIPPSLGNLTTLKMLNLSYNPFYPGRIPDSLGNLTNLEVLWLTQCNLVGTIPESLGNLKNLRDLDLALNDLYGSIPTSLTRLTRLTQIELYNNSLSGDLPRGWRNLTALRLLDASMNHLTGTIPEELCALPLESLNLYENRFEGQLPPSIANSPNLYELRIFGNRLTGRLPDNLGRHSPLRWLDVSSNQFLGPIPSTLCDHGELEELLVIYNLFSGEIPASLGTCQSLTRVRLGNNRFSGEVPAGMWGLPHVYLLELAENSFSGPIAKTIAGAGNLSLLFLSKNKFEGVIPDEVGWLDNLVEFSGNDNMFSGSIPETVVNLGQLGTLDLHNNKLSGELPKGLHSLKKLSVLNLANNGIGGKIPDEIGSLSVLNSLDLSKNQFSGMVPHGLQNLKLNILNLSYNRLSGELPPLLAKDVYVDSFLGNPGLCGDLKGLCSGRGQAKSLGYVWLLRTIFIVATLVFFVGVVWFYLKYKTFKDARRSIDKSRWTLMSFHKLGFGEDEILNCLDEDNVIGSGSSGRVYKVVLSSGEAVAVKKIWGGAGKGGESGDVEKGGGGRVQDEAFDAEVETLGKIRHKNIVKLWCCCTTRDCKLLVYEYMPNGSLGDLLHSSKGGLLDWPTRYKIAVDAAEGLSYLHHDCVPPIVHRDVKSSNILLDGDYGARVADFGVAKAVETGGKGGTKSMSVIAGSCGYIAPEYAYTLRVNEKSDIYSFGVVILELVTGRRPVDPEFGEKDLVKWVCTTLDQKGVDHLIDSRLDSCFKDEISKVFNIGLMCTSPLPINRPSMRRVVKMLQEVATEKQVKPAKKDGKLTPYYYDDASDHGSVA; this comes from the exons ATGCTTCATCTGCTTGTGTGCATGCTCAGCATTCTGCTCTCCCCAGTGACCTGCCTCAACCAAGAAGGCCTCTACCTCCAACAATTCAAGCTAACCCTCGACGACCCCGACAATCGCCTCGCCGACTGGAACCCCCGCCATGCCACCCCTTGCAACTGGTTTGGCGTCCTCTGCGACCCCCCTACCAACACCACCGTCACCTCCCTCTCCCTCCCCGACACTAACATCGCCGGTCCATTCTCCGCCCATATCCTCTGCCGCCTCCCCAACCTCTCCTCCATCAACCTCTTCAACAACTCCATCAACGGCACCCTCCCCCTCGACATCTCCCTCTGCTCCAACCTCCAACACCTCGACCTCTCCCAGAACCTTCTCACCGGCACGCTTCCCCACACTCTCCCTCACCTCCCCAACCTCCGCTACCTCGACCTCACCGGCAACAACTTCTCCGGTCCCATTCCGGACTCCTTCGGGTCCTTCCAGAAACTCGAGGTCATCTCCCTCGTTTACAACCTTCTAGAAGGCACCATCCCTCCCTCATTGGGGAACCTAACCACCCTCAAAATGCTGAACCTCTCTTACAACCCCTTCTACCCGGGTCGGATCCCGGACTCGCTCGGCAACCTCACCAACCTCGAGGTTCTCTGGCTCACACAGTGCAACCTCGTTGGCACCATTCCAGAATCGCTTGGCAACTTGAAGAACCTCAGGGACTTGGACCTTGCGCTCAACGATTTGTACGGTTCCATCCCCACTTCCCTCACTCGTTTGACTCGTTTGACTCAGATTGAGTTGTACAACAACTCGCTCTCCGGGGACCTGCCTCGTGGCTGGAGAAACCTCACCGCCCTACGCCTTCTCGACGCCTCCATGAACCACTTGACGGGGACCATACCGGAGGAGCTCTGCGCTTTGCCCTTGGAGAGTCTCAACCTCTACGAGAACCGCTTTGAGGGCCAGCTGCCGCCGAGCATTGCCAATTCGCCCAACCTCTACGAGCTCAGGATCTTCGGGAACCGTCTCACCGGAAGGTTGCCGGACAATCTGGGGCGCCATTCTCCTCTCAGGTGGCTCGACGTCTCCAGCAACCAGTTCTTGGGGCCGATTCCGTCCACGCTGTGCGATCACGGGGAACTGGAGGAGCTTCTTGTGATATACAATTTGTTTTCCGGCGAGATTCCGGCGAGTCTGGGAACGTGCCAGAGCCTGACGCGGGTGAGGCTGGGGAACAACCGGTTCTCCGGCGAGGTGCCGGCGGGGATGTGGGGTCTCCCCCACGTGTACCTTCTTGAACTCGCGGAGAATTCGTTCTCCGGCCCCATTGCGAAGACCATTGCCGGTGCCGGGAACCTTTCGCTGCTGTTTCTCTCGAAGAATAAGTTCGAGGGAGTGATCCCCGACGAGGTTGGGTGGTTGGACAATCTCGTGGAATTTTCTGGCAACGATAACATGTTCAGCGGTTCGATCCCAGAGACTGTTGTGAATCTCGGGCAGCTTGGGACCCTTGATCTTCACAACAACAAACTATCCGGGGAGCTTCCAAAAGGGCTTCATTCTTTGAAAAAGCTGAGCGTTTTGAATTTGGCCAACAATGGCATTGGTGGGAAGATTCCAGATGAGATTGGTAGCTTGTCagttttgaattctcttgatcTCTCCAAGAACCAGTTCTCCGGGATGGTCCCTCACGGATTGCAGAATTTGAAGCTGAACATTCTGAATTTGTCTTACAATCGTCTCTCCGGGGAGCTCCCTCCTCTGTTGGCTAAGGACGTGTATGTGGATAGCTTTCTGGGGAACCCCGGTTTGTGTGGGGATTTGAAGGGTCTCTGCAGTGGAAGAGGCCAAGCCAAGAGTTTGGGCTATGTTTGGCTTCTCAGGACTATCTTCATTGTCGCCACTTTGGTGTTCTTTGTGGGTGTGGTGTGGTTCTACCTCAAGTATAAGACTTTCAAGGATGCCAGAAGGTCCATTGATAAATCGAGGTGGACCTTGATGTCGTTTCATAAGCTGGGTTTTGGTGAAGATGAGATCTTGAATTGCCTTGATGAGGATAATGTGATTGGAAGTGGGTCATCCGGGAGAGTCTACAAGGTGGTGCTTAGCAGCGGGGAAGCGGTTGCGGTGAAGAAGATATGGGGAGGGGCAGGGAAGGGTGGAGAGAGTGGAGATGTGGAAAAAGGTGGTGGTGGAAGGGTGCAGGACGAAGCTTTTGATGCGGAGGTTGAGACTTTGGGCAAGATCAGGCACAAGAACATTGTTAAGCTGTGGTGTTGCTGCACAACCAGGGATTGCAAGCTACTGGTTTATGAGTACATGCCCAATGGTAGTCTTGGTGATTTGTTGCATAGCAGCAAAGGTGGGTTGTTGGATTGGCCAACCAGGTATAAGATTGCCGTTGACGCTGCTGAAGGCCTCTCTTATCTGCATCATGATTGTGTTCCACCAATTGTTCATAGAGATGTGAAATCCAGCAATATCTTGTTGGATGGGGACTATGGTGCCAGGGTGGCGGATTTTGGAGTGGCCAAGGCCGTTGAAACTGGAGGGAAAGGAGGAACCAAATCCATGTCTGTCATAGCTGGGTCTTGTGGGTACATTGCGCCAG AATATGCATACACTCTCAGAGTGAACGAGAAAAGCGACATATACAGTTTTGGTGTCGTGATACTTGAGTTGGTTACTGGGAGGCGTCCGGTGGATCCTGAATTCGGAGAGAAGGACTTGGTGAAGTGGGTGTGCACCACCCTGGATCAGAAAGGGGTGGACCATTTAATTGACTCGAGGCTTGATTCTTGTTTCAAAGACGAAATTTCCAAGGTTTTCAACATTGGCCTCATGTGCACCAGCCCTCTTCCGATCAACCGGCCCTCCATGAGAAGGGTGGTGAAGATGTTGCAAGAGGTGGCAACAGAGAAACAAGTGAAGCCTGCCAAGAAAGATGGCAAGTTAACTCCTTATTACTATGATGATGCCTCGGATCATGGAAGTGTTGCTTGA